Part of the Catalinimonas alkaloidigena genome is shown below.
AAATGCATAAAGTAATTTGCGAAGACAAAAGCGAAATCAAATACTGTAAAGCCAGACTGAAAGCACTGGTACAGGAAGATGCTATTGCCCAGGGTGTAGACAAGGTGATCAAAGAAATACAGGCGGCTTTGATCGCGGCTATGGTTGCCACCACTGCTGCTTCAACAGCCACTACAGCAGCTTCTAACTGAAAGGATTGTGTTCGCTGAGGATACTTACAGTATAAAGTACTGCTAAATCTGAATAGATATTTGGAATAAGCCTGCTGCATTTGTTAGATTAAAGCCGTTTATAACCTAAAACTTATGAAGACACGATGCCTGGCCCTGTTTGTACTTATCCTTTTGTCCATTCAACCACTGTCAGCACAGCAAATAGATAGTGTATACTTTACCACTGGCTTTAGAACGGGAGAACTTACCGATACCAGTGTGGTTGTCTGGACAAGATTGTGTAAGCAGCCAGAACCTGTTCCCATCTGGCATGAGCAGCATGAAGCACCTTTTAAGGACCCAGTCGATTTTGATAATGATATGCCGGTACTCGAGATGGATGGAGCGGTAGAAGGGATATTTGGCCAGGTGAAAGTCATATTACGTTCTGATGACAGTGAGATCGCTACTGACTGGGAATATGTCTCTTCTTATAAGGATTATACCTTCAAAAAAGAATTTGGTGGACTACAAGCCGACACACGCTATAGCATAAGGATACTGGGCAGGCACAGGGAAGAGGGGCCGGTTACTGAGATCAGTGGCCATTTCACTACTGCACCCTCACAGGATAAAGCTATTCCGGTGCTTTTCACTTCCTCTACCTGCCAATATTTTTGGGATTATGATGATCCGGTGAGAGGCTTCAAAATCTACGACCAGATGCTGGCGCTTGAGCCGCTCTTTCATTGCCAGACCGGGGATTATGTGTATTACGATAAGCCCGGCCCTATGGCATATACTGTGGAGATGGCAAGACATAAGTGGCATGCCATCAATGCCTGGCCTTCTTTGTCAGACTTCTATGCAGAAACCCCCTTGTACATTCAGAAAGATGACCATGACATCAGCTGGAATGATGCTTCTCCCGCCAGTTCTCCCTTCGGAGAGATCACTTTTCAGGATGGGCTGGCCCTTTGGTATGAGCAGACTCCCACTATTACCGAACGCCCTTACCGTACGCATCGCTGGGGTAAAGACCTGCAAATCTGGTTCGTAGAAGGCAGGGAGTACCGGAGTGATAATGACAAAGCCGATGGAGCAGACAAGACGATCTGGGGAGAAGCGCAGAAAGAATGGTTTACCCGAACGATTGAAGCTTCTGACGCTACTTTCAAAATATTAATGTCGCCCACACCGGTGGTAGGACCCGACCGGGCTAGTGGTAAAAGTGACAATCATTCCAACAAAGCTTTTTCTTTTGAGGGAGAATGGCTGAGGAATTTTCTGGCAGAGCAGGAGAACACCTATGTGGTCAATGGTGACCGGCACTGGCAGTATGTTTCTGAGGATGAAGCCACGGGAGTTTTGGAATTTAGCCAGGGACCATCCAGCGATGCGCATGCCCAGGGATGGAAAGAAGGTGATGTACGTCCCGAGCATAAGTTTCTGCGGGTAAAAGGGGGCTTCCTGGCGGTAAAGGTATATCGCGAAGGAAATAGTGCCTTCATCAGCTTCATGCACTATGATGTAGATGGGAATATTGTCAATGAAGAGGTTATAGAAAAAGCGCTATAACCTCTTCAGGAAAAAGCCTGTTTATTCTTCTACCGTCCACACTTCGTGAAGGGGATCACCTTTGCTGCTTTTGCCTTTATGGTACCAGTCATCGCCTTTACGTTCAAACTGGAAAGACAAAGAAGCTCCTACGCGGCTATCATCACGGGAAAAGAATTCTATATTTTCTGTATAGGTGCCGTCTTCAGCTTCATAGGTTCCGCCTCCGGTACCCATGAACTCTTTGGTCTCATAATTGAAAGCTGCCCACTGAAAACGGCCGCCTCCCAGTAGTTTTACGGTTTGCCGGGGGCCCGGTGTTCTTCTGTTTCCTACATTGCCATCTTCATCTACCCGGGCAGCAAAACGCCAGTCTCCATCCAGGGGAGCAGGCTCTGCATCTAACTGTTCCCATTTTTGGGTAAATTGTGTGCCGCTTATATTTCCTTTCAGCGTAAATTCATCACTGGAGAGGTCAAGACTGTAATTCTGAGGTACCCTTACAATAGAGTTGTCGTCAGTGTAAAAATCAAAGGTTAGCTGTATCGCATCACCATTGAGTTCGTATGATCCACCCCCGGCGCCAATAAACCGACCATCTTTGTAGTAATTGCCAAACATAAAGTAGTCATCACTGAAAATGGCAACCATTTCCCGCTCTGATGCTGGCTGTACGTCATCGTAAGTAAGCCTCCACGCACCTTGAAGCGGCTGGCTCAAAAGAGGTGTAAGAAGAGTGAGACAAAACAGATATAAAGCTAAAGTCAGTCTTTTCATAGTTGTAGGTTTAGGTTTGAAGAAATAGCTTAAAAGATAAATACGTTAGAGGAGATATTGTGTTATAATTCTTATAGTTATTGAGTGCTAGTTTTAACAGTGATTTTTAGACGGTATACAAGCTTCGTACTTCTCATTTCCAACGTATCCCTCACTTAATCTCGAAAACAAAAGACTGAAGAGGGGCCAATTTCATAGGTATACCAATTTCGCCCTCACTGATAATGACCTCGGAGGTGTTCATTTCCAACTCAGTATCGGTAAGAAGTATGTCTGTTAACTGATAAGTTTCGTTTTGTGACATGTCCATGGCTTCAATAGCTGTACTTGGGATCTTTAGCTTAAACGCCTGGCCATGATTTGCATCAAAATTACTCACTATGAGTAGCTTTTGTGCTTCATTAAAACGCAGAAAGGCATATATCATATCATGGTATCCTTGCGTAAAATAGCTGTTGTGCCTGTGCAGATCGTAGAAATAGCCAGAGGCAATTGCTGGCTCCTGACTTAAGTTGAGCACCTGGCTGTAATAGTCCCTTAAGCTTGCCTGGCTTTCACTGAGCTGTCCTCCATCATAAGCATGCTCGTTGAGCCATTTCTGATGCTCAGGCACCCCCCAGTAGTCAAAGATGGTGGTACGTCCGTCATCACCGCTAAATCCGGAATCACCTTCTGCCGGTTCTCCTACTTCCTGACCGAAGTAGACCATAATAGGGCCGGTGTGGAGTAAAGCGCTAACTACCATTGCTGGTTTAGCCTTTTCAGGGTTTCCTGCAAAGAAGCGGGAAGCAATGCGTTGCTCATCATGATTTTCCAGAAAGCGCAGCATATGATGGTTTTTTCCTCTCAGGTACTGCCAGATGTCAGTAATATGCCGAAGGTCAGCATGGCCTTCCATCACTGCCCGCAGTGTATCGTATAACTGTACCTTATCGTAGAGATAATCAAAGCGGCCGTGATCAATATAGTTGCGGTACTGCTCAGGATTATAGATTTCTGCGATAAAAATAAGCGCTGGGTATTCTTTTTTAACCACAGGGATCACCCAGTGCCAGAATTCCACAGGAACCATCTCTGCCATGTCACAGCGGAAGCCATCCACTTTTTTAGCAGCCCAGAAAAGTAAAACATCCCGCATCTTGAGCCAGGTATCGGGTATAGGGTCAAAGTAGGTCTGGCGGTTGTTCAGGTAATCTACGCCATAGTTGAGTTTTACCGTTTCAAACCAGTCGTTGACGGTGGGGGTAGCGGTAAACTGATCGTTGCCGGTAGCCTTGGCAGGATATTCCTCAAACTTGCCATCCTTGCCTGGAAAAGAATGATCACCTAATGGATTATATGCTGCAGGAACCTGAAACGCCTGTCCTGGTATATAGTAAAAATTGTTGTTGGGGTCAAAGGCCTTGGATGTGTCATCGGAGGCACCAAGATCCTGTACTCCATCAGGCTTGGCATTTGAGGAATATTGCCGGGCTACATGATTGGGAACAAAGTCAATGAGTACTTTCATTCCGGCAGCATGGGTTCGTTCTACCAGCGCTTCAAACTCCTGCATACGCTGCTTTACATCTTCTGCCAGATCGGGGTTGACATCATAATAATCTTTGATCGCATAGGGAGAACCTGCCCGTCCTTTGACGACATCCGCATCATCCAGCGGCACACCAAAATCAGTGAAATCCGTGAGTACCGCATGCGCTATAATGCCAGTATACCAGATATGGGTACTACCCATTGCCTTGATGCTTTTTAGCGCAGCCTCATTGATGTGGTTGAATTTACCTACACCGTTTTCTTCTACTGTACCGTAGGGTATATTTCGTTGATTGGTATTGCCGAACAGGCGGGTAAAGATCTGGTAGATCGCTATCTTTTCATTCCCTTCTACCTCCTCAAGCAGCAGATTTGGATCTTGCCGGGCTATGGTTTCTAATTTTTCTCTCAGCGTCACTTTTTCTGATGTTAGGTTTTGTGGCATACAAAATACAGGAGCAGTTAAGACTGATCCAGCGAGTAAACTTAATGATATGCATACTTATCCCCATAATAAAATAAATAATTCTAAGGAAATGCAGTCATGTTACTAACATTATCCGATGAGTAGACTTGTAATAGTATAATCTTGCTTAAGTGCTACTTTCATGGAGGGTAAAGAAACTCTGTAAAGCTTACAATTTATCCTTTTTTAATCATACAGTTTCATATTTCTAGTGTGATTTTCTAGTGAATGACAATAAAGCTCATCAGCTCAGGGTTATACTAATAATTTATTTAACTTCGTAAAAACTACATCAAACTTACATGCTCATGTTGCTAAAAGCCCAAAGTAAGAGCGTACAAGTGTTTACAAGCTGCGTCATCTTAAGTTGCCTCACTATATTCATATCACTTCCCACCCAAGCTCAGGACTGGAGCTTTGCAGTAGGTCCCGGTATCAGTAGTTATATAGGTGATGTAAGCGACCAAAAATTAACGAAGCCCGGTTTTGCGCTCAATGCGGAGGCCTGGTATTACCTCAACGATAATTTCCAACTCAAATCGGGACTTAGCTTTTACAATATAAGTGCCGATGATGTGGATTCTACCCGTATGCGCAGTTTCCGCGCCAGTAATTTTGAGGTATATACTTCAGCGATGTATTATTTCAAACGTGGTTTTATTACGCCCTTTGCCTATGTTGGGATAGGCTTCACCACGAATAATCCTATGGGGCAAAGTACCATTGGAGAATGGGATTTGAGAGATGTTGAACCGGAAGCTGAAAAGGTACCTGGATTGGTGGGTATTGTACCTTTCGGTATGGGACTGGAATACGAAATTACCCCCGTATTATCAGTAGTAGCTGACCTGTCTTTACGTTATGCACTCAGTGATCAGCTGGATGCCGTAAGCAAAGAAATTATTCAGGTGGATGCGCTGGGCGCAGATGCGCTGGAATATCATTCATCGCTGTCTGAATACGTAGAACGTCAGGTGAATGAAGAGCCTGCCCTGAGAGGGGGCAGTTCTTCTGAAGGTGATATGTACGGCATGTTTAGCCTGAAAATCAAGTTCATCCCCACAGCCTCTATATTCGGCTGCATAGACCCTTATAAATACTCACGTCCCGACCGAAGACGAAAGCAAAGAAATTACGATCCACTTTAGAAAAATAACAGAAGTGAGGAAATCGCGGTTGTGAGGATGATGAAGATACGAAAGGCACGCTCAGGAAACTTCTTGACCAATACAATGCCTAACATAATGCCTCCCGCGATCACAGGGCTCATTGCCAGATTTACCACCAGGCTTTTTAAGGTGATCGTGTGCCAGATGAACATCTGCAAAGGTAGCTTGAGTACATTGATGATCAGAAAGAACCATGCTGCCGTACCGATGTAATGATTTTTAGGCAGGCGCATAGATAAAAGATACACTGCCATGATTGGGCCTGCGGCATTGCCAATCATGGTTGCGAACCCACCTCCCAATCCCACAATCGCGGAAAATATCCAACTGTTAGGCACGCTGAGCTTGCGCTTTCTGCTATCCTGCCAGACCATCAGCGCCAGGCAGATGAAAATGATGATCGCGATCATCTCTTTGAATACCTGATCGGATACGATGTCGCCTATCCAAACGCCTATGCCAATGC
Proteins encoded:
- a CDS encoding alkaline phosphatase D family protein, which gives rise to MKTRCLALFVLILLSIQPLSAQQIDSVYFTTGFRTGELTDTSVVVWTRLCKQPEPVPIWHEQHEAPFKDPVDFDNDMPVLEMDGAVEGIFGQVKVILRSDDSEIATDWEYVSSYKDYTFKKEFGGLQADTRYSIRILGRHREEGPVTEISGHFTTAPSQDKAIPVLFTSSTCQYFWDYDDPVRGFKIYDQMLALEPLFHCQTGDYVYYDKPGPMAYTVEMARHKWHAINAWPSLSDFYAETPLYIQKDDHDISWNDASPASSPFGEITFQDGLALWYEQTPTITERPYRTHRWGKDLQIWFVEGREYRSDNDKADGADKTIWGEAQKEWFTRTIEASDATFKILMSPTPVVGPDRASGKSDNHSNKAFSFEGEWLRNFLAEQENTYVVNGDRHWQYVSEDEATGVLEFSQGPSSDAHAQGWKEGDVRPEHKFLRVKGGFLAVKVYREGNSAFISFMHYDVDGNIVNEEVIEKAL
- a CDS encoding alpha-amylase family protein, coding for MPQNLTSEKVTLREKLETIARQDPNLLLEEVEGNEKIAIYQIFTRLFGNTNQRNIPYGTVEENGVGKFNHINEAALKSIKAMGSTHIWYTGIIAHAVLTDFTDFGVPLDDADVVKGRAGSPYAIKDYYDVNPDLAEDVKQRMQEFEALVERTHAAGMKVLIDFVPNHVARQYSSNAKPDGVQDLGASDDTSKAFDPNNNFYYIPGQAFQVPAAYNPLGDHSFPGKDGKFEEYPAKATGNDQFTATPTVNDWFETVKLNYGVDYLNNRQTYFDPIPDTWLKMRDVLLFWAAKKVDGFRCDMAEMVPVEFWHWVIPVVKKEYPALIFIAEIYNPEQYRNYIDHGRFDYLYDKVQLYDTLRAVMEGHADLRHITDIWQYLRGKNHHMLRFLENHDEQRIASRFFAGNPEKAKPAMVVSALLHTGPIMVYFGQEVGEPAEGDSGFSGDDGRTTIFDYWGVPEHQKWLNEHAYDGGQLSESQASLRDYYSQVLNLSQEPAIASGYFYDLHRHNSYFTQGYHDMIYAFLRFNEAQKLLIVSNFDANHGQAFKLKIPSTAIEAMDMSQNETYQLTDILLTDTELEMNTSEVIISEGEIGIPMKLAPLQSFVFEIK
- a CDS encoding outer membrane beta-barrel protein, with the protein product MLLKAQSKSVQVFTSCVILSCLTIFISLPTQAQDWSFAVGPGISSYIGDVSDQKLTKPGFALNAEAWYYLNDNFQLKSGLSFYNISADDVDSTRMRSFRASNFEVYTSAMYYFKRGFITPFAYVGIGFTTNNPMGQSTIGEWDLRDVEPEAEKVPGLVGIVPFGMGLEYEITPVLSVVADLSLRYALSDQLDAVSKEIIQVDALGADALEYHSSLSEYVERQVNEEPALRGGSSSEGDMYGMFSLKIKFIPTASIFGCIDPYKYSRPDRRRKQRNYDPL
- a CDS encoding sulfite exporter TauE/SafE family protein encodes the protein MSWIDLPPAEWGLVIFCALMVGTSKAGISGAGIVVIPILAQIFGGQQSTGFLLPMLVIADVFAVRYYHRHAQWSYLFRLLPWTLAGIGIGVWIGDIVSDQVFKEMIAIIIFICLALMVWQDSRKRKLSVPNSWIFSAIVGLGGGFATMIGNAAGPIMAVYLLSMRLPKNHYIGTAAWFFLIINVLKLPLQMFIWHTITLKSLVVNLAMSPVIAGGIMLGIVLVKKFPERAFRIFIILTTAISSLLLFF